From one Streptomyces sp. N50 genomic stretch:
- a CDS encoding NAD(P)-binding domain-containing protein, with protein MYDLLVVGAGPYGLSIASHAAAAGLNLRVFGRPMASWRDHMPRGMFLKSEPWASNLSDPEGRWPLAGYCATQGVESRHGEPIPVEMFADYGLWFARNAVPEVDERTVERIAPVPGGFEAVTDDGTVLHARTVALAVGVMPFVEIPSALRGLGRSLVSHSSHHSALDEFRAKDVTVIGGGQAALETAALLAEQGTRVRVLARADELFWNDVPPAWERPWWQSARSPHSGLGPGWRNWFYSERPDLFRRLPESTRARIAANALGPAGAWWVRDRFEPAVEVLLGHEVAAADVVPGGVRLETVSRVGGTRSLDTEHVIAATGFTATANRLGLLSGELRGSLATVGDGSPEVGRDFESSHPGLFMAGLVTASGFGPAMRFVHGATFTAGALVRGVERRLRSEPRGGMIPAPGRRGAPAFVRR; from the coding sequence ATGTACGACCTGCTGGTGGTGGGCGCGGGCCCGTACGGCCTGTCCATCGCGTCCCACGCCGCGGCCGCGGGGCTGAACCTGCGCGTCTTCGGCCGGCCGATGGCGTCCTGGCGCGACCACATGCCCCGGGGGATGTTCCTCAAGTCGGAGCCCTGGGCCTCCAACCTGTCGGATCCTGAGGGCCGTTGGCCGCTCGCCGGGTACTGCGCGACCCAGGGCGTGGAGTCCCGGCACGGGGAACCGATCCCGGTCGAGATGTTCGCCGACTACGGCCTGTGGTTCGCGCGCAACGCCGTCCCGGAGGTGGACGAGCGGACGGTGGAGCGGATCGCGCCGGTGCCCGGCGGCTTCGAGGCGGTGACCGACGACGGCACGGTGCTGCACGCCCGGACCGTCGCGCTCGCGGTCGGCGTCATGCCGTTCGTCGAAATCCCGTCCGCGCTGCGGGGGTTGGGCCGTTCCCTCGTCTCGCACAGCAGCCACCACAGCGCGCTGGACGAGTTCCGCGCCAAGGACGTCACGGTGATCGGCGGCGGCCAGGCGGCACTGGAGACGGCGGCGCTGCTCGCCGAACAGGGCACGCGGGTACGGGTGTTGGCACGCGCCGACGAACTCTTCTGGAACGACGTACCGCCCGCGTGGGAGCGCCCGTGGTGGCAGTCGGCCCGCTCCCCGCACAGTGGCCTGGGCCCCGGCTGGCGCAACTGGTTCTACTCCGAGCGCCCCGACCTCTTCCGCCGCCTCCCGGAGTCGACCCGGGCCAGGATCGCAGCCAACGCCCTTGGTCCGGCGGGCGCTTGGTGGGTGCGGGACCGGTTCGAACCGGCGGTGGAGGTGCTGCTCGGCCATGAGGTCGCGGCGGCCGACGTGGTGCCGGGCGGGGTACGCCTGGAGACGGTGAGCCGGGTGGGCGGAACGCGCTCCCTGGACACCGAACACGTCATCGCGGCAACGGGGTTCACGGCCACGGCCAACCGACTCGGGCTGCTCTCCGGCGAGTTGAGGGGTTCCCTGGCCACGGTGGGCGACGGTTCCCCCGAGGTCGGCCGGGACTTCGAGTCCTCGCACCCCGGCCTCTTCATGGCGGGCCTGGTGACGGCCTCGGGCTTCGGCCCGGCGATGCGCTTCGTGCACGGCGCCACGTTCACGGCGGGCGCGCTGGTGCGGGGAGTGGAACGCCGGCTGCGCTCGGAGCCGCGCGGCGGCATGATCCCGGCACCGGGCCGACGGGGCGCGCCGGCCTTCGTACGGCGCTGA
- a CDS encoding chaplin — MRQTLGKGMVAAAAATSILSLCGSPALADSYTGGAAKDSPGVLSGNSIDVPIDAPVNACGNTADGVSGLNPTFGNGCAGGKHEHRHSEHHRWAEPSYADSYDADDSDDFGYGYGTGHGYGTGYGYGHGLGSGHGSGHGYGDDSGYGSGDTRVMATGATPGMAPGAVRGTAPATTRATALRRTARRLRRLRPVGITTRRLRPAGITTRRLRPAGITTHRLRRVATTTPRRPLRVDTTPRRPPAAAITPRRLLRAGTTPLRLPRAVTTRRRLPAAGTTPLRLPRAGITRPLPPAAATPRPLPRAGTTRLRPPVGSTPRRPFWRTPAVRPCWPRPVSVPR, encoded by the coding sequence TTGCGACAGACCCTGGGTAAGGGAATGGTCGCGGCGGCCGCCGCGACGAGCATTCTGTCCCTGTGCGGCAGCCCCGCCCTGGCCGATTCGTACACCGGCGGCGCTGCGAAGGATTCGCCGGGTGTCCTGTCCGGCAACAGCATCGACGTCCCGATCGACGCGCCGGTCAACGCCTGTGGCAACACCGCCGACGGGGTGTCCGGGCTCAACCCGACGTTCGGCAACGGGTGCGCCGGCGGCAAGCACGAGCACCGGCACAGCGAGCATCACCGGTGGGCCGAGCCGTCGTACGCCGACTCGTATGACGCCGACGACTCCGACGACTTCGGCTACGGCTACGGCACCGGTCATGGCTATGGCACCGGCTATGGGTACGGCCACGGTCTCGGCTCCGGTCATGGCTCTGGTCACGGCTATGGGGACGACTCGGGCTACGGCTCGGGGGACACTCGGGTCATGGCTACGGGGGCGACTCCGGGTATGGCACCGGGGGCGGTTCGGGGTACGGCTCCGGCGACCACTCGGGCCACGGCACTCCGGAGGACTGCGAGGAGACTCCGCCGCCTCCGCCCGGTGGGCATCACCACACGCCGCCTCCGTCCGGCGGGCATCACCACACGCCGCCTCCGTCCGGCGGGCATCACCACACACCGCCTCCGCCGGGTGGCCACCACCACACCCCGCCGCCCCCTACGGGTGGACACCACACCCCGCCGCCCCCCAGCGGCGGCAATCACACCCCGCCGCCTCCTACGGGCGGGCACCACACCCCTCCGCCTCCCACGGGCGGTCACCACACGCCGCCGCCTCCCAGCGGCGGGCACCACACCCCTCCGCCTCCCACGGGCGGGCATCACACGCCCCCTCCCACCGGCGGCAGCCACACCCCGCCCCCTCCCACGGGCGGGCACCACACGCCTCCGCCCTCCGGTGGGGAGCACACCCCGCCGCCCGTTCTGGCGCACACCGGCAGTGAGGCCATGCTGGCCACGTCCGGTGTCAGTGCCGCGCTGA
- the chpD gene encoding chaplin ChpD yields the protein MKKSAAVVAGAIMALGMAAPAFADAGAEGAAVGSPGVLSGNVVQVPVHIPVNVCGNSIDVIGLLNPAFGNTCVND from the coding sequence ATGAAGAAGAGCGCTGCTGTTGTCGCTGGTGCGATCATGGCCCTCGGTATGGCCGCCCCGGCCTTCGCCGACGCGGGTGCCGAGGGTGCGGCCGTCGGTTCGCCGGGTGTCCTCTCGGGCAACGTGGTCCAGGTTCCCGTGCACATCCCCGTCAACGTGTGCGGCAACTCGATCGACGTGATCGGCCTGCTGAACCCGGCGTTCGGCAACACCTGCGTCAACGACTGA
- a CDS encoding rodlin yields MLKKAMAATAVAASVVGVSATAAPQALAIGNDNGVTTVNGNGAEQAYGNAKTAGDMSPQLGLAQGDLNKLCVGLPAKVNAASIVGVLVPVTVLQDVPVLSAPQNQQCAENSTQAKGDEPLSHIADNIPVLSGNGAIGS; encoded by the coding sequence ATGCTCAAGAAGGCAATGGCTGCGACGGCTGTCGCGGCTTCCGTCGTCGGCGTATCGGCGACGGCCGCCCCGCAGGCGCTGGCCATCGGAAACGACAACGGCGTCACCACGGTCAACGGGAACGGTGCCGAGCAGGCCTATGGCAACGCCAAGACGGCCGGCGACATGAGCCCCCAGCTCGGGCTCGCCCAGGGCGACCTGAACAAGCTCTGTGTCGGCCTGCCGGCCAAGGTCAACGCGGCCTCGATCGTGGGCGTACTGGTGCCGGTCACCGTCCTCCAGGACGTGCCGGTCCTCTCGGCCCCGCAGAACCAGCAGTGCGCCGAGAACTCGACCCAGGCCAAGGGCGACGAGCCGCTGTCGCACATCGCGGACAACATCCCGGTGCTGTCGGGCAACGGCGCCATCGGCAGCTGA